In the Cydia fagiglandana chromosome 14, ilCydFagi1.1, whole genome shotgun sequence genome, one interval contains:
- the LOC134670829 gene encoding uncharacterized protein LOC134670829: protein MAFFGDGIYKYNEQDKTATKYGTVTDSIIRMAVDTEHANVYYLTSDYVMYKYDEDEKMFTKVEAVKDARDMVIDWDGIMFFYDGDHQFYTYNGQRVLKIEGLPAHPAKVALVRPPVLINQVYAVVDGRLYELNVNGTSEKGAIKFQSEPTAYAPDTIVYQYYAYKQKIYFYNLATVFADKNAEELIKFFEDKQEQINAFKNTKISSRL from the exons CGATGGCATCTACAAGTACAACGAACAAGACAAGACTGCGACCAAATATGGTACCGT AACTGACAGCATCATCAGAATGGCTGTTGATACTGAACATGCTAACGTATATTACTTGACCTCAGACTACGTTATGTACAAATATGACGAAGATGAGAAAATGTTCACTAAAGTTGAAGCAGTTAAGGACGCTAGAGACATGGTTATCGACTGGGATGGAATCATGTTTTTCTACGACGGCGACCACCAGTTCTACACTTACAACGGCCAGCGTGTCCTTAAAATCGAAGGTCTCCCCGCTCATCCCGCTAAAGTAGCTCTCGTCAGGCCTCCAGTTTTGATCAACCAGGTTTACGCTGTTGTTGACGGCCGTCTTTATGAGCTGAACGTGAACGGCACCAGCGAGAAGGGGGCAATTAAGTTCCAGTCGGAACCGACCGCCTATGCCCCAGACACTATTGTGTACCAATACTATGCGTACAAGCAGAAGATTTACTTCTACAACTTGGCTACTGTGTTCGCTGACAAGAACGCTGAAGAACTGATTAAGTTCTTCGAAGATAAGCAGGAACAGATAAACGCTTTCAAGAACACGAAGATCTCTAGCCGTTTGTAA